The Hymenobacter baengnokdamensis genome includes a region encoding these proteins:
- the sucC gene encoding ADP-forming succinate--CoA ligase subunit beta: MNIHEYQGKEILKKYGVRVQEGLTADTAEEAVEAAKKLTEQTGTSWYVIKAQIHAGGRGKGGGVKLAKNLEQVKDIAGQILGMQLVTKQTGAEGRKVHKVLIAQDVYYPGESPTKEYYMSVLLDRTSGKNVIIYTTEGGMDIEEVAESHPEKIHKEFVDPAVGLQGFQARKIAFGLGLSGDAFKEMVKFVTALYKAYDETDSAMFEINPVLKTSDNKILAVDAKVTLDDNALYRHKDFVALRDLNEEDPLEVEASASNLNYVKLDGNVGCMVNGAGLAMATMDIIKLSGGEPANFLDVGGGANAQTVEAGFRIILKDPNVKAILINIFGGIVRCDRVANGVVEAYKKIGDIRVPIIVRLQGTNAEEGARIIDESGLQVKSAVLLKDAAARVKEVLAAA, encoded by the coding sequence ATGAATATTCACGAGTATCAAGGCAAGGAAATCCTGAAAAAGTACGGCGTGCGCGTGCAGGAAGGCCTCACCGCCGACACTGCCGAAGAAGCCGTAGAAGCCGCCAAAAAGCTCACCGAGCAAACCGGCACCAGCTGGTACGTTATCAAGGCCCAGATTCATGCCGGCGGCCGGGGCAAGGGCGGCGGAGTGAAGCTCGCTAAAAATCTGGAGCAGGTAAAAGACATCGCCGGCCAGATTCTGGGCATGCAGCTCGTGACCAAGCAGACCGGCGCCGAAGGCCGCAAGGTGCACAAGGTGCTCATCGCTCAGGATGTGTACTACCCCGGCGAAAGCCCTACCAAGGAGTACTACATGAGCGTGCTGCTCGACCGCACCAGCGGTAAAAATGTCATTATCTATACTACCGAGGGCGGCATGGATATCGAGGAGGTTGCCGAGTCGCACCCCGAAAAAATCCACAAGGAGTTTGTGGACCCCGCCGTGGGCCTGCAAGGCTTCCAGGCCCGTAAGATTGCCTTTGGCCTCGGCCTCTCGGGCGATGCCTTCAAGGAAATGGTGAAGTTCGTGACGGCCTTGTACAAGGCCTACGATGAAACCGACTCGGCCATGTTCGAGATTAACCCGGTGCTGAAGACATCGGACAACAAAATTCTGGCCGTTGACGCCAAGGTGACCCTGGATGACAACGCCCTCTACCGCCACAAGGACTTCGTGGCCCTGCGCGACCTCAACGAGGAAGACCCGCTGGAAGTGGAGGCCTCGGCTTCGAACCTGAACTACGTGAAGCTCGACGGCAACGTGGGCTGCATGGTCAACGGCGCGGGCCTGGCGATGGCCACGATGGACATCATCAAGCTGAGCGGCGGCGAGCCGGCCAACTTCCTCGACGTGGGGGGTGGAGCCAACGCCCAGACGGTAGAGGCGGGTTTCCGCATCATCCTGAAAGACCCGAACGTGAAAGCCATCCTCATCAACATCTTCGGGGGCATTGTGCGCTGCGACCGCGTAGCCAACGGCGTGGTGGAAGCCTACAAGAAAATCGGCGATATCCGCGTGCCCATCATCGTGCGCCTGCAAGGCACCAACGCCGAAGAGGGCGCCCGCATCATCGATGAGAGCGGCCTCCAGGTGAAGTCGGCCGTGCTGCTGAAAGATGCCGCCGCCCGCGTGAAGGAAGTGCTGGCCGCTGCGTAA
- a CDS encoding ABC transporter ATP-binding protein, which yields MLQAINLRKSYNSLEVLKGIDLTIQRAEIVSIVGSSGAGKSTLLHILGTLDNPDSGEVLFDGESVTSLGRTSLARFRNRHIGFVFQFHNLLPEFTAIENVCLPAYLADRSEKEVRVRARELLGLLNLDHRVDHKPSEMSGGEQQRVSVARALINSPEIIFADEPSGNLDSKNAQELHELFFWLRKEFGQTFVIVTHNDTLAQMADRTIVMRDGHILEE from the coding sequence TTGCTACAAGCTATTAACCTCCGTAAAAGCTACAACTCGCTGGAAGTGCTCAAGGGCATCGACCTTACCATTCAGCGGGCCGAGATTGTGAGTATCGTGGGGTCGTCGGGCGCCGGAAAAAGCACGCTGCTGCATATTCTGGGCACCCTTGATAACCCCGACTCGGGCGAAGTGCTGTTTGATGGCGAGTCGGTAACGAGCCTGGGCCGCACCTCGCTGGCCAGGTTTCGCAACCGCCACATTGGCTTCGTGTTTCAGTTTCACAACCTGCTGCCTGAGTTTACGGCCATTGAAAACGTGTGCCTGCCCGCTTACCTGGCCGACCGCTCCGAAAAAGAGGTGCGGGTGCGGGCCCGCGAGCTGCTCGGCCTGCTTAATCTTGACCACCGGGTCGACCACAAGCCCAGCGAGATGAGCGGTGGCGAGCAGCAGCGCGTGTCGGTGGCCCGCGCCCTTATCAACTCGCCCGAAATTATTTTCGCCGACGAGCCTAGCGGCAACCTCGACTCGAAAAACGCCCAGGAGCTGCACGAGCTGTTTTTCTGGCTGCGTAAGGAGTTCGGCCAGACTTTCGTCATCGTAACCCACAACGACACCCTGGCCCAGATGGCCGACCGCACCATCGTGATGCGCGACGGCCATATTTTGGAGGAGTAG
- a CDS encoding BLUF domain-containing protein, with protein sequence MPLFYLVYESLATQAFTEADLQDLLLHARNYNTKQDVTGLLLYVPSGKFIQVLEGERSQVMGLYQHIARDPRHQNCTILASGPLAVRRFGEWRMGFHAAAPDTSLASLLGFVDTSSASFLLPLIPALSSTLLNRLLDYVRRTPPQAYTNQLA encoded by the coding sequence ATGCCCCTGTTTTATCTCGTTTACGAAAGCCTGGCTACCCAGGCCTTCACCGAAGCCGACCTGCAAGACCTGCTGCTTCACGCCCGAAACTACAATACTAAGCAGGATGTAACCGGCCTGTTGCTCTATGTGCCTTCTGGTAAGTTTATTCAGGTGCTGGAAGGCGAACGGTCTCAGGTGATGGGGCTATACCAGCATATTGCCCGCGACCCACGCCACCAAAATTGCACTATTCTGGCCAGTGGCCCCCTGGCAGTGCGGCGCTTTGGCGAGTGGCGCATGGGTTTCCACGCAGCAGCGCCCGACACCAGCCTGGCTTCCTTGCTGGGCTTTGTAGATACGTCTTCCGCCTCCTTTCTACTGCCTCTGATACCTGCTTTATCCAGTACGCTGCTCAACCGGCTGCTCGACTACGTGCGGCGTACGCCGCCGCAGGCGTATACTAACCAGCTGGCTTAA